The proteins below come from a single Cannabis sativa cultivar Pink pepper isolate KNU-18-1 chromosome 3, ASM2916894v1, whole genome shotgun sequence genomic window:
- the LOC133036149 gene encoding uncharacterized protein LOC133036149, which produces MYSSDFESPKKTSKNTQSPSSTRGVKRKCIGETSKWNKVPQYMISQTKRFGTKVQPFNDLSVISDLNTTFTNKQKELFKATPFGHFLKFPKDLKFQAQLVHHIILREVYSMSEDVEFWFKINGTMVRFSIEEFSLITGLKCHGNDDDSIFVEKDESLRKVLFKESKGLITKKEVRNAFIRKRAKGDVNMVKLGLVHFLANFLFGTVPETKVSNFFWNIVDSDDATFQQFPYGKLLWEKSRHSMRLSLMKKEEIFEKMFDEETGKVQPYSYKHT; this is translated from the exons ATGTATTCATCTGATTTTGAATCTCCGAagaaaacatctaaaaatacGCAATCCCCTTCTTCTACTCGTGGTGTGAAAAGAAAGTGCATTGGTGAAACATCTAAATGGAACAAG GTTCCTCAATATATGATATCCCAAACAAAGCGATTTGGAACAAAAGTACAACCTTTCAATGATCTCTCAGTAATTTCTGACTTGAACACTACTTTCACTAATAAACAGAAGGAGCTGTTTAAAGCAACACCTTTTggacattttttaaaatttccaaaGGATCTTAAATTTCAAGCTCAGTTAGTACATCACATCATCTTGAGAGAGGTCTATTCGATGTCTGAAGATGTTGAGTTTTGGTTTAAGATAAATGGGACTATGGTAAGGTTCTCGATAGAGGAATTTTCCTTGATTACTGGACTGAAATGTCATGGTAACGATGATGATTCTATCTTTGTTGAGAAGGATGAGAGTTTAAGGAAAGTACTTTTTAAGGAAAGCAAGGGTTTGATAACAAAAAAAGAAGTTAGGAATGCTTTCATTCGGAAGAGAGCAAAAGGGGATGTTAATATGGTCAAACTTGGTTTGGTCCATTTTcttgctaattttttatttggtacTGTTCCTGAAACCAAAGTGAGCAATTTCTTTTGGAATATTGTTGATTCAGATGATGCCACTTTTCAACAATTCCCATATGGTAAACTTTTATGGGAAAAATCTCGTCATTCAATGAGATTAAGTCTCATGAAAAAAGAAGAGATTTTTGAGAAGATGTTTGATGAGGAA